In the genome of Planctomycetaceae bacterium, the window GCTCTGATATCCGTGCGCATTGCGCATCGGGCTGAAGTGGTTCTTGCCCACCGCATGCGTGCGGTAGCCGGCCTTGGCGAACATGCGGGGCTTCTCGTGCTCGTATCGCTTGGCGACGGCCGCGTATCCCAGCAGCCCGTGTGACCATGGGCTCATGCCTGTCAGCAGGCCCGCCCGCGCCGGCAGGCACGAGGGAACAGACGTGTAGCCTTTGCGGAACAGTGCGCCCTGGGCAGCGAGGCGGTCGAGGCAGGGGGTCTGGAGCCAGCTCGCGCCGGCCGCGCCGAGATAGTCGCCGCGGTGCTGGTCGTCCATCAGCAAAAGGATGTTGAGCTTCCTGGCCGAGGGCGCTGCCGCGCGCAGCAGGCCCGGGGCGGCAAAGGCCGCGGCGCTGAGGCCCGCTGATTTCAGAAAGTCGCGACGATTCATGTTCAAAAAACGACCAAAGGGACAGCAGGGACAAGGACGCCGGCTCGCGGAATCACTCCAGTTTGGCGCTGCCTTTGTATATGCGCGTTTCGAGCTCCCTCATATAAGCGGTAAAGGCGCTGGTCGGATCGGTGTCGGCCTCGACGGCGTGCAGCGTCATGTACATCTTGGCGTCGAGGTTGTCCAGGAAGTGGATGAAGTACGCCTCGGCGCAGGCGGGCAGCTTCGGGCTGCCGTACTCGTGTACCCCATGGTGCGAGAGAATGATGTGTTGCAGCAGGTCGATGGTTTTTTGCGGGAAGGGCTCGGACGTCTCGGCGGCAACCTCGGCGGCCTTCTGCTCGACCCAGATCGCCGCGATGGTGATGTGTCCGACGAGCTGCCCGCGGTCGGTGTATGAAAAGGACGTGCCCGCGCTGAGCTCGGCGATCTTGCCGATGTCATGCAGGAACGCGCTGGTGAGCACCAGGTCGTCGTTGACAGCCGGATACAGCCCCAGAAGCGCCTTGGCCGCCTGGGCGACCATCAGCGTGTGCTCCAGCAACCCGCCGACGTACGGGTTGTGCATCGACATCGCGGCCGGGGCCTTCTTAAAGCCCTCGACCATCTCGCGATCCTCGACGAACTTCTTGATCAGCAGCCGCAGGTGCTTGTTCTTGACGCCGCGCAGAATCTCCAGCAGCTCCGCCCACATCTGCTCGATGTCGCGCTTGGTGACGGGGATGAAGTCGGCCACGTCCACGCGGTCTGCCGCCACGGGGCGCAGAGCGTCGATGGTCATCTGCGTGGCGCCGCGGTAGTCCTCGATGCGCCCTTTGACCTGCAGGAACCCGTCGACGGCGATCGAGTTGTAGATCGTCTCGGCGACGCGCCACATGATGGCCGGCAGCGACCCGCTGCGGTCGGCCAGCGTGCATCGCAGGTACATGTCGCCGCTCTTGGTGGTGCGCAGGTCCTTCTCGCGCACGAGAAAAACCTGGTCGACGCCCTGGCCGTTCTTGAAGTCGCTGATGAAGAGGCGTTTGGGTGGCATGGAGAGATTGTAGCGATGAGGGCGGTCGTTGCAAAGAGCACCTTGATAACGTATAAGCTTAGACCCCTGTTCGTGCTCGTCCTCGTCCTCGTCGTCGTCCTCGGTTTTGGGCCGGGGAAACAGCCGACGACGAGGACGAGGACGACGACGAGGACGAAAAATCATGCGCTATAGCCAACTATTGATCCCGACCATCAAAGAAGTCCCCGCCGAGGCGGAGATTCCTTCGCACCAGCTCATGATCCGCGCGGGCTTCATTCGCAAGCTCGCCAGCGGCACGTACACGTATTTGCCGCTGGGGCTGCGCTGCCTGCAGAAGATCATGGCCATCGTGCGCCAGGAGATGAACGCCGCCGGGGCGCAGGAGATCCTTGCCCCGTGCATTCAGCCGATGGAGCTGTGGCAGAAGACCGGGCGCGACGTCGACTACGGCGAGACCATGTGCCGCTTCAAGGACCGCCACGGCCGCATGAACGTGCTGGCCCCGACGGCCGAAGAGGTCTTCACCGACCTGGTCTCGCACGAGGTCAGCAGCTACAAGCAACTGCCGATCAACCTTTACCAGATCAGCCAGAAGTTCCGCGATGAGTTCCGGCCGCGATTCGGTGTGCTGCGCAGCCGCGAGTTCATCATGAAAGACGCCTACAGCTTCAACGCCAGCCTCGAAAGCCTGGAGGAAAGCTACCAGTCGATGTACCGCGCGTACTGCCGCATCTTCGACCGCTGCGGCGTCCCGTACGTCGTCGTCGAGGCCGAGAGCGGCGAGATGGGCGGCTCGGGCAGCCAGCAGTTCACCGTGCCCACCGAAACCGGCGAGGACGTGATCGTCCATACCGAGGACGGCACGTACGCGGCGAACATCGAGAAGGCGGGCGTCGATCCGCTGGCGAAAGAAACCGCCAAGCCGCAAGCGGCGATGGAAGAGGTACACACCCCCGGCGTGGGCAGCATCGAAGCCGTCTGCGCATTCCTGAAGACGCAGCCCGCCGACATGATCAAGACGCTGGTGTACTCGGCCGGCGATGACGTGATCGTCGCACTGGTGCGGGGCGACCACGAGCTTAATCCTGAGAAGCTCACGCAAGCGATGGGCGGACGGCATGTCGAGATGGCCGAACCGCACGTCATCACCAGGCTCACCGGCGCGGCGGTCGGGTTCGCGGGTCCCCAAGGCCTGGCGGGCAAGGTCGCTCGCCTGCTGATCGACCATGCGGTGGCCGCGATGAGCAGCGGCGTGACCGGCGCGAACAAGACAGACTATCACGTCAAGAACGTCGCGCCCGGGCGCGATTTCCCGCTGGCCGGCGAGAACGTGGCGGTGCTGGATATCCGCAACGCCGCTGCCGGCGACACGCACGGCGGCAAGAAACTGCTCTTCGCCCGCGGGATCGAGGTCGGGCAGATTTTCAAACTGGGCACGAAGTACTCGGCCAAGCTCGGCGCCAAGTTCCTCGACGAGCAGGGCAAGGAGCAGGTCTGCCTGATGGGCTGCTACGGGATCGGGATCAACCGCATCCTGGCTTCGGCGATCGAGTGCGCCCACGACGACCGCGGGAGCATTCTGCCGATCAACATCGCCCCGTTCGAGGTCGAGATCATCCCGCTGTCCGAAGCCGGCGCTGCCGCCGACGAGGCGCGGCGGATCTATGATGAGCTGCTGGCCGCAGGCGTGGACGCGCTGATGGACGACCGTGCGGCACGCCCGGGAGTGAAGTTCGCCGACGCCGACCTGTTGGGCATCCCCCTGCGAGTGGTCGTCGGCGAGCGCGGACTCAAGGAAGGAAACGTCGAGCTCAAGGCCCGCACGGCCGCCCAGCCCACGATGGTCAAGGCCGCCGAGGCGGTTGCTGAAGTGGTGAAGCTTGTTGCGGAACTGAAGAGCCCGGGGAAATCCTAAATCCTAAACTCTAAATTCTAAATAAAGCCAAAACCCAAAGGTTCTAATAGTCAAAACATTCTGCGGAGGGTTCCGTTTCATGCAAAGGTTGCATTGGTTTGAACATTTGAATTTGTCTTTTGGTCCTTGTTTGGGATTTCGAATTTAGAGCTTAGGATTTGGTGCCTGATGAACCTTTGGTACACGACACCCGGCGATTCGTTCTTTTCCGCTCTGCCGATCGGCAACGGGCGCCTCGGCGCGATGGTCTACGGCAACCCCGCCTGCGAGCACCTGGGGCTCAACGAGGAGACGCTCTGGTCGGGCGGTCCGCACCAGAACCTCAACCCCGCCGCGGCGGCGGCGCTGCCGCGGGTGCGAGAGCTGATTTTCGCCGGCCAGTACGCCGCGGCCGAGCGGCTGATCGCCTCGGACATGATGGGTCGCCCGGGCATGATGCAGTCGTACCAGCCGATGGGCGATCTGACGCTGAGATTCCCCGGCCACCACGAGGTGGATGTGTCCGACTACCGCCGGGAGCTGGACCTGGAGCAGGCTATTGCCCGCGTGAGCTACCGCCTCGGCGGCGTGCGCTACACGCGCGAGATGTTTGCGTCGCATCCGGCCAACATCATCGTCGTGCGCCTGGAATGCGAGCAGGGCGGCGAGCTGTCTTTTGACGTGGCGCTGGCGTGCCCGCACCCGCACGTGTCGTTCGAGGCCGCCGGCTCGACGCTGCGGATGATCGGGCAGGTCGGCCCGACCCCCGACCCCGACAGCAACGCCTGGACGGCGCCCTGGCACGGCCCGGGGGTGAAGTTCGAGACGCGCGTCGTGGTCGCGGCCGAGGGTGGCGCGGTTACCGCCGCCGACGGCGTGCTGCAGGTGCGAGGCGCTACCACCGTCACGCTGCGCCTGGCGGCGGCTACGAGCTTTGTTCGCTACGATGACATCAGCGGCGACCCTGCCGGCGCGTGCGTGGCGCACCTTGCGATTGCGGCGGGGCAGTCATACGACCAACTGCGCCGTAACCACGTCGAGGATTACCGCCGACTCTACACGCGGTCGAGCCTGGACCTGGGACCTTCGCCCCTGGGCGATTGGCCCAGCGACCAGCGCATCGGCAAAATGGAATCCGCCGACCCGCAATTCGCCGCCGTCTATTTCGCCTTCGGGCGATACGTGCTGATCTCGTGTTCGCGCCCGGGAACCAAGGCCGCCACGCTGCAGGGAATCTGGAACGAAGCGTTCTGGCCGTTCTGGGGCAGCAAGTACACCATCAACATCAATATCCAGATGGCGTACTGGCCTGCCGAGGTGACCAACCTGGGCGAGTGTCACGGCCCGCTGTTTGACATGCTGGACGACCTGGCCGTCACCGGCGGGCGAAACGCGCGCGAATACTACGGCGCCGGCGGCTGGATGACGCACCACAACACCGACCAGTGGCGACTGACCGCTCCGGTGGACGGGGTGGGCACGTACTGGCAGACGGGTGGGGCGTGGCTGGCCACGCACCTGTTCGAGCATTACCTCTTCACGCAGGACCGCGAGTTTCTGCGGGATCGCGCTTGGCCACTGATGAAGGCGGCGGCGCAGTTCTTCGTCGACTCGCTGGTGGAAATCCCCGCGCACCTGCCGCTGGCGGGGCGGCTGGTGACGTGCCCGTCGTCCTCGCCCGAGCACGGCCCGCCTACCGGCGAGGCCCAGGGCTGCCGCATCGCCTACGGACCGACGATCGACCTGGAGATCGTCGCCCACCTGATGGGCCAATGCATCGAGGCCGCCGGAATTCTGGGCGTCGACGCCGACTTTGCCGCCACGCTGCGCCGCACGCTGGAGCGTCTGGCCCCGCTGCAGGTGGGCAAACACGGTCAGCTTCAGGAATGGATCGGCGACTGGGACGACCCGGCCCATAACCATCACCACGTGTCGCACATGTACGGCCTCTTCCCCGCGGCCATGCTCACGCCCGACGTGGACGCGAGGCTGGCTGCGGCGGCCAAGGTCTCGCTGACGCACCGCAAGATGCTGGCCGGGGGTTGGATCGGCATCTGGCGAACGCTGTTGTGGGCGCGTCTCAAGGACGCCCCGGCCGCCTGGGAGTACCTCTGCGCCAACGATCATCGCATGTCGTCGAAGAATCTCTGGGACGGTTGCCGCCAGATCGATTGCGTCTGCGGGGTCGCGGCCGCCATCGCCGAGATGCTCCTGCAAAGCCACGCCGGGGTGATCGAGCTGCTGCCGGCCTTGCCGGCAGCCTGGCCCCAAGGCAGCGTCAAAGGCCTCTGCGCCCGCGGCGGGTTCGAGGTCGACATCGCCTGGTCGGCCGGCAAGCTCACCGCCGCCACGATCCGCTCGCGCAAGGGCGGAAGAGCGATCGTGCGCTACGCGGGCAAGGATACCCAAGTCGATATCCCACCTGGCGGAGAGGTTGACTTTTAAAAGTCAACACATTGACTTTCAAGTCAATAAGGCCCTACAATAGATCTGTTATGGCAAGAGTGACATTGGCGCCGGAAGCGGCCCAAGGGCTTGAAGATCTGCCCCTTGTCATCCACGCTCGCATGCTATCGTTGCTGGAGCGTTTGGCGAAGTGGCCGGCCGTGAGCGGCGCAAAGCCCCTTACTGGTTCGTTGGCCCGGCGATACCGGCTTCGGACGGGTGATTACCGACTGCAGTTCCGAGTGGAAGGTCAAGCGGTCTTTGTGGAGAAGATCGGACACCGAGACAGGTTTTATGAGTGAGGGAATAACATGACTGTGAAGATTTTGGAATTGGCCGGCAAGCGATGGGCGATCATGCCGGAAAGAGACTATAAGCGGCTGGCGGCCCACGCTGGTGAAAAGGGCGACTGGCCGGGGCTGCCTAAGCCTGATGCCCAAGGCAATTATCCGGCCGTCGACTATGCCCGCGTGTCGCTGGCGCGAAAAATCATCAAGGCCCGCCACCAGGCAGGATTGACGCAGGCGGAACTTGCCCGCCGTGCGGGCGTTCGCGCCGAGACATTGAACCGCATCGAAAAAGGCAGAACCACGCCCGACACGGCCACCATCGTTAAAATCGAGCGAGCCCTTGAAACGGCCCAGGCCGGCAACGAATAGCTGGCGCGCCGTTCGCGTGGCCGCAGCGCCGGCGGCGGCCTGCATAAGCAATCCAATCCCAGCCTGCGGCGGCTGCTGAAGGAAGAGGGACTTTCGTGAATACCGATCCCGGCAAAGATCGGTTGATGAAGGATTTCCTGTGAACGCAAAGCCTACCGACGTGCGTGTGGTCGATGTCGAGTTGTACCTGCTCGATGTGGCGACGCGCGTGCCGCTGAAGTTCGGGCCTGAAACGCTCGACCGCGTTACGTGCGCCTGCGTGAAGATGACGGTCGAAGATCGTGGAGGCAACCGGGCTGTCGGCTGGGGCGAGACGCCGCTGTCGGTGCAGTGGGTGTGGCCGTCAGAGTTGACGTACCAGGAGCGGCACGACTGCCTGGTGAGCTTCTGCAGCCGCCTGCGGGCGGCGTGGATGGGCTTTCACGTCTGGGGACATGCGGTTGAAATCGGCCACGCTTTCGGCGCCGGTCCGCTGCCCGAGATGCGCCGGGCGCTGAACGAGTCGCGCGGCGGCCGCGAGGACATGGGGCTGCTGGCGGCGCTGGTATGCTGCTCGCCGTTCGATATCGCCCTGCACGACGCATACGGCAATTGCTGCGGGCGGAACATCTACGACACGTACAGCGGCGAGTTCATGAACGCCGATCTGTCGGCGTACCTCGAGCCGGCGGCCGGGGCGGCGGTGAGTTTTGCGGGCAAGTATCCGGCGGACTTCCTGGTGTACCCCCGGCCGCAGCGGCTGGCGGCGTGGCACCTGGTCGGCGGCAAGGATCCGCTGGACGAGTCGGAGCTGACCGGCAGCGAGCCCGACGACGGTTACCCGGTGCTGCTGGGGGACTGGATCGTGCGTGACGGGCTCAAGTGCCTCAAGGTGAAGCTGCGGGGCAACGATGCGGCGTGGGACTACGCGCGGCTGACGAAGGTGGGGCAGATCGCCGTCTCGCAGGGCGTAGACTGGCTGACCAGCGACTTCAACTGCACGGTGACGCAGCCGGCATACGTCAACGCGATCCTCGACCGGCTGATGATCGAGCATCCGCGGATCTACGGGATGATCCTGTACGTCGAGCAACCGTTCCCATACGACCTGGAGGCCCATCGCATCGACGTACACAGCGTCTCGGCCCGCAAGCCGCTGTTCATGGACGAGAGCGCCCACGAGTGGCGGTTCGTGCGCCTCGGGCGCGAGCTGGGCTGGAGCGGCGTGGCGCTCAAGACGTGCAAGACGCAGACCGGGGCGCTGCTGAGCCTGTGCTGGGCCAAGGCCCACGGCATGGGCCTGATGGTGCAGGACTTGACCAACCCCATGCTCGCGCAGATCCCGCACGTGGTGCTAGCCGCCCACGCCGGG includes:
- a CDS encoding HD domain-containing protein, with the translated sequence MPPKRLFISDFKNGQGVDQVFLVREKDLRTTKSGDMYLRCTLADRSGSLPAIMWRVAETIYNSIAVDGFLQVKGRIEDYRGATQMTIDALRPVAADRVDVADFIPVTKRDIEQMWAELLEILRGVKNKHLRLLIKKFVEDREMVEGFKKAPAAMSMHNPYVGGLLEHTLMVAQAAKALLGLYPAVNDDLVLTSAFLHDIGKIAELSAGTSFSYTDRGQLVGHITIAAIWVEQKAAEVAAETSEPFPQKTIDLLQHIILSHHGVHEYGSPKLPACAEAYFIHFLDNLDAKMYMTLHAVEADTDPTSAFTAYMRELETRIYKGSAKLE
- a CDS encoding proline--tRNA ligase, translating into MRYSQLLIPTIKEVPAEAEIPSHQLMIRAGFIRKLASGTYTYLPLGLRCLQKIMAIVRQEMNAAGAQEILAPCIQPMELWQKTGRDVDYGETMCRFKDRHGRMNVLAPTAEEVFTDLVSHEVSSYKQLPINLYQISQKFRDEFRPRFGVLRSREFIMKDAYSFNASLESLEESYQSMYRAYCRIFDRCGVPYVVVEAESGEMGGSGSQQFTVPTETGEDVIVHTEDGTYAANIEKAGVDPLAKETAKPQAAMEEVHTPGVGSIEAVCAFLKTQPADMIKTLVYSAGDDVIVALVRGDHELNPEKLTQAMGGRHVEMAEPHVITRLTGAAVGFAGPQGLAGKVARLLIDHAVAAMSSGVTGANKTDYHVKNVAPGRDFPLAGENVAVLDIRNAAAGDTHGGKKLLFARGIEVGQIFKLGTKYSAKLGAKFLDEQGKEQVCLMGCYGIGINRILASAIECAHDDRGSILPINIAPFEVEIIPLSEAGAAADEARRIYDELLAAGVDALMDDRAARPGVKFADADLLGIPLRVVVGERGLKEGNVELKARTAAQPTMVKAAEAVAEVVKLVAELKSPGKS
- a CDS encoding glycoside hydrolase family 95 protein — protein: MNLWYTTPGDSFFSALPIGNGRLGAMVYGNPACEHLGLNEETLWSGGPHQNLNPAAAAALPRVRELIFAGQYAAAERLIASDMMGRPGMMQSYQPMGDLTLRFPGHHEVDVSDYRRELDLEQAIARVSYRLGGVRYTREMFASHPANIIVVRLECEQGGELSFDVALACPHPHVSFEAAGSTLRMIGQVGPTPDPDSNAWTAPWHGPGVKFETRVVVAAEGGAVTAADGVLQVRGATTVTLRLAAATSFVRYDDISGDPAGACVAHLAIAAGQSYDQLRRNHVEDYRRLYTRSSLDLGPSPLGDWPSDQRIGKMESADPQFAAVYFAFGRYVLISCSRPGTKAATLQGIWNEAFWPFWGSKYTININIQMAYWPAEVTNLGECHGPLFDMLDDLAVTGGRNAREYYGAGGWMTHHNTDQWRLTAPVDGVGTYWQTGGAWLATHLFEHYLFTQDREFLRDRAWPLMKAAAQFFVDSLVEIPAHLPLAGRLVTCPSSSPEHGPPTGEAQGCRIAYGPTIDLEIVAHLMGQCIEAAGILGVDADFAATLRRTLERLAPLQVGKHGQLQEWIGDWDDPAHNHHHVSHMYGLFPAAMLTPDVDARLAAAAKVSLTHRKMLAGGWIGIWRTLLWARLKDAPAAWEYLCANDHRMSSKNLWDGCRQIDCVCGVAAAIAEMLLQSHAGVIELLPALPAAWPQGSVKGLCARGGFEVDIAWSAGKLTAATIRSRKGGRAIVRYAGKDTQVDIPPGGEVDF
- a CDS encoding helix-turn-helix transcriptional regulator, whose translation is MTVKILELAGKRWAIMPERDYKRLAAHAGEKGDWPGLPKPDAQGNYPAVDYARVSLARKIIKARHQAGLTQAELARRAGVRAETLNRIEKGRTTPDTATIVKIERALETAQAGNE
- a CDS encoding enolase C-terminal domain-like protein gives rise to the protein MNAKPTDVRVVDVELYLLDVATRVPLKFGPETLDRVTCACVKMTVEDRGGNRAVGWGETPLSVQWVWPSELTYQERHDCLVSFCSRLRAAWMGFHVWGHAVEIGHAFGAGPLPEMRRALNESRGGREDMGLLAALVCCSPFDIALHDAYGNCCGRNIYDTYSGEFMNADLSAYLEPAAGAAVSFAGKYPADFLVYPRPQRLAAWHLVGGKDPLDESELTGSEPDDGYPVLLGDWIVRDGLKCLKVKLRGNDAAWDYARLTKVGQIAVSQGVDWLTSDFNCTVTQPAYVNAILDRLMIEHPRIYGMILYVEQPFPYDLEAHRIDVHSVSARKPLFMDESAHEWRFVRLGRELGWSGVALKTCKTQTGALLSLCWAKAHGMGLMVQDLTNPMLAQIPHVVLAAHAGTIMGVETNAMQFYPAASAPEAAVHPGLYTRREGCVDLSTLGKTGFGYRVDEIRRTLPGA